One genomic region from Paracoccus pantotrophus encodes:
- a CDS encoding DUF475 domain-containing protein, translating into MQQGNNPPLGGSTNGTHRPTLHYFKWSFIVTVLGLALGAVLGWQTTGTVGGTLTIFFICAVLAVLEISLSFDNAIVNANKLKEMTPKWQRRFLTWGILIAVFGMRIVFPLLIVVIAANIGPWQAMVLAASQPDEYSRIMHEAHLPIAAFGGTFLMMVGLSFFFDHEKDVHWVRWLEHRMQRYATVRGIEVAVVLVTVLIFSRFLEGADSQVFFHSAIWGLLTFLLVEVLGGLLDSSQEAMQAGAKGGIGAFLYLEVLDASFSFDGVIGAFALTHNLFVIAIGLGIGAMYVRSMTIMLVERGTLAEYRFLEHGAFYAIIALSVIMFVQPLVHIPEVITGLGGATLIGISFWSSIRWNRKNHAVEA; encoded by the coding sequence ATGCAGCAAGGAAACAACCCGCCCTTGGGGGGCTCGACGAATGGAACCCATCGTCCCACCCTGCACTATTTCAAATGGTCCTTCATCGTCACCGTGCTCGGCCTCGCCCTGGGCGCGGTGCTGGGATGGCAGACGACCGGAACCGTCGGCGGCACGCTGACGATCTTTTTCATCTGCGCCGTGCTGGCGGTGCTGGAAATCTCGCTTTCCTTCGACAACGCCATCGTCAACGCCAACAAGCTGAAAGAGATGACCCCGAAGTGGCAGCGCCGCTTCCTGACCTGGGGCATCCTGATCGCCGTCTTCGGCATGCGGATCGTCTTTCCGCTACTGATCGTGGTCATCGCCGCCAATATCGGTCCCTGGCAGGCCATGGTCCTGGCCGCAAGCCAGCCCGACGAATATTCGCGCATCATGCACGAGGCGCATCTGCCCATCGCGGCCTTCGGCGGCACCTTCCTGATGATGGTCGGCCTGAGCTTCTTCTTCGACCATGAAAAGGACGTGCATTGGGTGCGCTGGCTGGAACATCGCATGCAGCGTTACGCCACCGTCCGCGGCATCGAGGTCGCGGTGGTGCTGGTCACGGTGCTGATCTTCTCGCGCTTCCTGGAAGGGGCCGATTCGCAGGTGTTCTTCCATTCCGCGATCTGGGGCCTTCTGACCTTCCTGCTGGTCGAGGTGCTGGGCGGCCTGCTGGACAGCTCGCAAGAGGCGATGCAGGCCGGCGCCAAGGGCGGCATCGGCGCCTTCCTTTACCTGGAAGTGCTGGACGCGTCCTTCAGCTTCGACGGCGTGATCGGTGCCTTTGCGCTGACCCATAACCTGTTCGTCATCGCCATCGGCCTGGGTATCGGCGCCATGTATGTGCGCTCGATGACCATCATGCTGGTCGAGCGCGGCACGCTGGCCGAATACCGCTTCCTCGAACATGGCGCCTTCTATGCCATCATCGCGCTGTCGGTGATCATGTTCGTGCAGCCCTTGGTGCATATCCCCGAGGTCATCACCGGCCTGGGCGGCGCGACGCTGATCGGTATCTCGTTCTGGTCCTCGATCCGCTGGAACCGCAAGAACCACGCGGTCGAGGCGTAA
- a CDS encoding response regulator: MRILLVEDNLSLAEGLTALLRQSGYAVDVVHDGASAEALAAAESFDLVILDLNLPQMDGLEVLRAMRARRNPAAVMILTARGAPEERVRGLDLGADDYMVKPFDIGEFEARIRSLLRRQAGLRNSTVSFGDLVLDQTARSFLLAGQPLDLPARERGLLELLIMRAGKVVARESIVQSLTSLEDDLSANAIEQYVSRLRKRLAPAGLTVRTARGIGYFLDRAVP; the protein is encoded by the coding sequence ATGCGCATCCTGCTTGTCGAGGACAACCTGTCTCTGGCCGAGGGGCTGACCGCATTGCTGCGGCAGTCGGGCTATGCGGTGGACGTGGTCCATGACGGCGCCTCGGCCGAGGCGCTGGCGGCGGCGGAAAGCTTCGACCTGGTGATCCTCGACCTGAACCTGCCGCAGATGGACGGGCTGGAGGTGCTGCGGGCGATGCGGGCGCGGCGCAATCCGGCGGCGGTGATGATCCTGACCGCGCGCGGCGCCCCCGAGGAACGGGTGCGCGGCCTGGACCTGGGTGCCGACGACTACATGGTGAAGCCCTTCGACATCGGCGAGTTCGAGGCGCGCATCCGCTCGCTTCTGCGCCGGCAGGCGGGGCTGCGCAACTCCACCGTCAGCTTCGGCGATCTGGTGCTGGACCAGACCGCGCGCAGCTTCCTGCTGGCGGGGCAGCCGCTGGACCTGCCGGCGCGCGAACGCGGGTTGCTGGAGCTGCTGATCATGCGCGCCGGCAAGGTGGTGGCGCGCGAATCGATCGTGCAGTCGCTGACCTCGCTGGAGGACGACCTGTCCGCCAACGCGATCGAGCAATATGTCAGCCGGCTGCGCAAGCGGCTGGCGCCGGCCGGGCTGACGGTCAGGACGGCGCGGGGGATCGGCTATTTTCTCGACCGGGCGGTGCCGTGA
- a CDS encoding Bug family tripartite tricarboxylate transporter substrate binding protein, whose protein sequence is MKQFVLASLFAAATALPAMADYTIIAPANPGGGWDQTARTMQTVLQEEGISKSVQVQNVPGAGGTIGLAQFASQNKGNPDALIVGGYVMVGAILTNNSPVSLKDVTPIARLTGEYEAIVVPAASPIQDINGLIEALKADPGAVSWAGGSAGGTDHIAVGLIAKAAGVDPTRINYIAYSGGGEALAAILGNQVTAGISSLGEFEAQIQAGTLRLLAVTSPERLEGVDAPTLQEAGLDVTLENWRMVAAAPGLSDEQKAKVTADIEKMAKSENWQKQLSDKGWMDTYLAGPEFEAQLEQDVAATEAILKDIGLVK, encoded by the coding sequence ATGAAGCAATTCGTTCTCGCCAGCCTGTTCGCGGCGGCCACGGCCCTGCCGGCCATGGCCGATTACACCATCATCGCCCCGGCCAACCCCGGCGGCGGCTGGGACCAGACCGCCCGCACCATGCAGACCGTGCTGCAAGAGGAAGGCATCTCGAAATCGGTGCAGGTGCAGAACGTGCCCGGCGCCGGCGGCACCATCGGCCTGGCGCAATTCGCCAGCCAGAACAAGGGCAACCCGGACGCGCTGATCGTCGGCGGCTATGTCATGGTCGGCGCCATCCTGACCAACAATTCGCCCGTCTCGCTCAAGGACGTGACCCCCATCGCGCGGCTGACCGGCGAATACGAGGCGATCGTGGTTCCCGCCGCATCGCCCATCCAGGACATCAACGGGCTGATCGAGGCGCTGAAGGCCGATCCCGGCGCGGTCAGCTGGGCCGGCGGCTCGGCCGGCGGCACCGACCATATCGCCGTGGGCCTCATCGCCAAGGCGGCGGGCGTCGATCCGACCAGGATCAACTACATCGCCTATTCCGGCGGCGGCGAGGCGCTGGCGGCGATCCTGGGCAACCAGGTGACGGCCGGCATCTCCTCGCTGGGCGAGTTCGAGGCCCAGATCCAGGCCGGCACGCTGCGGCTGCTGGCCGTCACCTCGCCCGAGCGGCTGGAGGGCGTCGATGCGCCCACCCTGCAAGAGGCCGGGCTGGACGTGACGCTGGAAAACTGGCGCATGGTCGCCGCCGCGCCGGGCCTGTCGGACGAGCAGAAGGCCAAGGTCACCGCCGATATCGAGAAGATGGCCAAGTCGGAAAACTGGCAAAAGCAGCTTTCCGACAAGGGCTGGATGGATACCTATCTGGCCGGTCCCGAATTCGAGGCCCAGCTTGAACAGGATGTCGCCGCGACCGAGGCGATCCTCAAGGACATCGGTCTGGTGAAATGA
- a CDS encoding LysR substrate-binding domain-containing protein, which translates to MSIPPLAALRAFEAVARHLSFTRAAEELGMTQAAVSYQIRLLEERLATPLFLRKPRGIVLTETGALFARPTIDAFDMLREAYADPSADSVSTLSISTVPTFAGAWLSPRLGKFQMNNPNLAVRLETADNLVDFGREDITVAIRAGDGNWPGLETHFLMPIEYTPMLSPELAKRHDLHEPTDLLKLPLLDRVDPNWAVWMREAGVDFWETPPQPGLTLSTDLHEARAALEGYGVALLTPRFFRFELATGGLIQPFPLVAQNGRSYWLVYPKGRRNRPSIRRFRAFLLDEIARDPG; encoded by the coding sequence ATGTCCATCCCGCCCCTCGCCGCGCTGCGCGCCTTCGAGGCGGTGGCGCGGCACCTGAGCTTCACCCGCGCCGCCGAGGAACTGGGCATGACCCAGGCCGCCGTCAGCTACCAGATCCGCCTGCTCGAAGAACGGCTGGCGACGCCGCTGTTCCTGCGCAAGCCGCGCGGCATCGTGCTGACCGAGACCGGGGCGCTGTTCGCCCGCCCCACCATCGACGCCTTTGACATGCTGCGCGAGGCCTATGCCGACCCTTCGGCGGATTCGGTCTCGACCCTGTCGATCTCGACCGTGCCGACCTTTGCCGGGGCCTGGCTGTCGCCGCGGCTGGGCAAGTTCCAGATGAACAACCCGAACCTGGCCGTGCGGCTGGAGACTGCCGACAACCTGGTCGATTTCGGGCGCGAGGACATCACCGTGGCGATCCGCGCCGGCGACGGCAACTGGCCGGGGCTCGAGACGCATTTCCTGATGCCCATCGAATACACGCCCATGCTGTCGCCCGAACTGGCGAAAAGGCACGATCTGCACGAGCCGACCGACCTGCTGAAACTGCCGCTGCTGGACCGGGTGGACCCGAACTGGGCGGTCTGGATGCGCGAAGCGGGGGTGGATTTCTGGGAAACCCCGCCCCAGCCGGGCCTGACGCTTTCGACCGACCTGCACGAGGCGCGGGCGGCGCTGGAGGGTTACGGGGTCGCGCTGCTGACGCCGCGCTTCTTCCGTTTCGAACTGGCGACCGGAGGGCTGATCCAGCCTTTCCCGCTGGTGGCGCAGAACGGCCGCAGCTATTGGCTGGTCTATCCCAAGGGCCGCCGCAACCGGCCCAGCATCCGCAGGTTCCGCGCCTTCCTGCTGGACGAGATCGCCCGCGATCCCGGCTAG
- a CDS encoding ABC transporter substrate-binding protein, which translates to MRPLARLLPAIAAAVALWPGAASAQLTLFPAPQGDGRELSVYSSLDDDLAAPLVAAFQRIHPGVAVRYENLLTTELHDRIVAETQAGGATADFAFSSAMDLQVKLANDGFARPVQTPHTPGWPDWANWRDTAYALTFEPAVFAYHKPSFADHPPPATRADLMQWMAEHPDEAQGRIGTYDVARSGVGYLFLARDQELYPGIWSVVQAMGRAGVRQFPTSAELLEQIADGRLAVGYNLLGSYASDWARRHPDLGVILPRDFTVVVSRVALVPAAARQPGLGADFLAFLMSPEGQGLLSRTLRLSAVSLEVAGQPGPAGGMQDLAGLRLKPVPVSPGLLAYLDQATRARLLARWNKALAGE; encoded by the coding sequence ATGCGCCCGCTTGCCCGCCTTTTGCCAGCCATCGCCGCCGCAGTCGCGCTGTGGCCCGGCGCGGCATCGGCGCAGCTGACGCTGTTTCCCGCCCCGCAGGGCGACGGGCGCGAGCTGTCGGTCTATTCCTCGCTCGACGACGATCTGGCCGCGCCGCTGGTCGCCGCCTTCCAGCGCATCCATCCCGGCGTCGCCGTGCGTTACGAGAACCTGCTGACGACCGAGCTGCACGACCGCATCGTCGCCGAGACGCAGGCGGGCGGCGCCACGGCGGATTTCGCCTTTTCCTCGGCCATGGACCTGCAGGTCAAGCTGGCCAATGACGGCTTCGCCCGGCCGGTCCAGACGCCGCACACGCCCGGCTGGCCGGACTGGGCGAACTGGCGCGATACCGCCTATGCGCTGACCTTCGAGCCCGCAGTCTTTGCCTATCACAAGCCCAGCTTCGCCGATCACCCGCCGCCCGCCACCCGCGCCGACCTGATGCAGTGGATGGCCGAGCACCCGGACGAGGCGCAGGGCCGGATCGGCACCTATGATGTGGCACGCTCGGGCGTGGGCTACCTGTTCCTGGCCCGCGACCAGGAGCTTTATCCGGGCATCTGGTCGGTGGTGCAGGCCATGGGCCGGGCGGGCGTGCGGCAATTCCCGACCTCGGCCGAATTGCTGGAACAGATCGCCGACGGGCGGCTGGCGGTCGGCTACAACCTGCTCGGCTCCTATGCCTCGGACTGGGCGCGCCGGCATCCCGACCTGGGGGTGATCCTGCCGCGCGACTTCACCGTGGTCGTCTCGCGCGTGGCGCTGGTGCCGGCGGCAGCGCGCCAGCCGGGGCTGGGGGCGGATTTCCTGGCCTTCCTGATGTCGCCCGAGGGGCAGGGCCTGCTGTCGCGCACCCTGCGGCTGTCGGCCGTCAGCCTGGAGGTGGCGGGCCAGCCCGGCCCGGCGGGCGGCATGCAGGATCTGGCCGGGCTGCGGCTGAAGCCGGTGCCGGTCAGCCCCGGCCTTCTGGCCTATCTGGACCAGGCGACGCGGGCCAGGCTGCTGGCGCGCTGGAACAAGGCGCTGGCCGGGGAATAA
- a CDS encoding LysR family transcriptional regulator yields the protein MTVSLDQLEAFVAAAQHGSFSAAGRALRKAQSAISTQVSNLEDDLGVALFSREGRNPVLTPAGERLLAEARVVLDRREHLIGVAASLTAHVEHRLVVAIDELYPEQPLGTLFADFAAHFPHVELELLFPMMEDVSRLVLDGKADIGVMWRQEILPTEIAFHTLGWVPLKLVCGKDHPLAHTLVDWEELKRHRQLMVAVRSEGPEKQRLRTAAEVWWVESHWVILQMVRQGIGWALVPDHIIESSPVRDDLVTPPLQFDGADWPVALELVWHKQRPSGPAARWLRARFAAMRINGLPGPAPSRANLTNTGSL from the coding sequence ATGACCGTATCGCTGGACCAGCTGGAAGCCTTTGTCGCCGCCGCGCAGCACGGCTCGTTCTCGGCGGCCGGGCGGGCGCTGCGCAAGGCGCAGTCGGCGATCAGCACCCAGGTCTCGAACCTGGAGGACGACCTGGGCGTCGCGCTGTTCAGCCGCGAGGGGCGCAACCCGGTGCTGACCCCGGCGGGCGAGCGGCTGCTGGCCGAGGCCCGGGTAGTGCTGGACCGCCGCGAGCACCTGATCGGCGTCGCCGCCAGCCTGACCGCGCATGTCGAGCACCGGCTGGTCGTCGCCATCGACGAGCTTTACCCCGAACAGCCCCTGGGCACGCTTTTCGCCGATTTCGCCGCGCATTTCCCGCATGTCGAGCTGGAACTGCTGTTCCCGATGATGGAGGATGTCAGCCGGCTGGTGCTGGACGGCAAGGCCGATATCGGTGTGATGTGGCGCCAGGAAATCCTGCCGACCGAGATTGCCTTTCACACCTTGGGCTGGGTGCCCCTGAAGCTCGTTTGCGGCAAGGATCATCCGCTGGCGCATACGCTCGTCGATTGGGAAGAACTCAAGCGCCACCGCCAGTTGATGGTGGCGGTGCGCAGCGAGGGGCCGGAAAAGCAGCGCCTGCGCACGGCGGCCGAGGTCTGGTGGGTCGAAAGCCACTGGGTCATCCTGCAAATGGTCCGGCAGGGCATCGGCTGGGCGCTGGTCCCGGACCATATCATCGAGAGTTCTCCGGTCCGCGACGACCTGGTGACGCCGCCGCTGCAATTCGACGGCGCCGACTGGCCGGTGGCGCTGGAACTGGTCTGGCACAAGCAGCGCCCCAGCGGCCCAGCCGCGCGCTGGCTGCGCGCGCGCTTTGCCGCCATGCGGATCAACGGCCTGCCGGGCCCGGCCCCGTCTAGAGCAAATTTGACGAACACCGGGTCGCTTTGA
- a CDS encoding DUF1127 domain-containing protein, with the protein MSDHPACDRERPFLPVLPRLFALLRRDKPSLSPCLDRMAALDHPATRRALADLPEHLLRDIGVTDTRSDAATPSQDGEALRRHLW; encoded by the coding sequence ATGTCCGACCATCCTGCATGCGACCGTGAACGCCCTTTCCTGCCGGTCCTGCCGCGGCTGTTCGCCCTGCTGCGGCGCGATAAGCCCAGCCTATCGCCTTGCCTGGACCGGATGGCGGCGCTGGACCATCCGGCGACGCGCCGGGCGCTGGCCGATCTGCCCGAGCATCTGCTGCGCGACATCGGCGTGACGGATACCCGCAGCGACGCGGCCACCCCCTCGCAGGACGGCGAGGCGTTGCGCCGTCATCTGTGGTAG
- a CDS encoding tripartite tricarboxylate transporter TctB family protein: MSGNRHEPPRRRDTAALVIAAGLVVVGAVMLWDSARLADLGGYSGIGPASVPRVVGFALIGLAAWTAIEALRGDFPQRPPQNALPILWIIAGLALQLMLLHAAGFSIATGILFAFTARAFGKRNLAMTIPIGIVFAFVVWAIFSQLLMLHLPAGPLEHLVFPRG; encoded by the coding sequence ATGAGCGGCAATCGCCATGAACCGCCGCGCCGCCGGGATACGGCGGCGCTGGTCATCGCCGCCGGGCTGGTGGTGGTTGGGGCCGTGATGCTGTGGGACAGCGCGCGGCTGGCCGATCTGGGCGGCTATTCCGGCATCGGCCCGGCCAGTGTTCCGCGCGTCGTGGGCTTCGCACTGATCGGCCTGGCCGCCTGGACCGCCATCGAGGCCCTGCGCGGCGATTTCCCGCAGCGCCCGCCCCAGAATGCCCTGCCGATCCTGTGGATCATCGCGGGCCTGGCTTTGCAGCTGATGCTGCTGCATGCGGCGGGCTTTTCCATCGCCACGGGCATTCTCTTCGCCTTTACCGCGCGGGCCTTCGGCAAGCGCAACCTGGCGATGACCATTCCCATCGGCATCGTCTTCGCCTTCGTGGTCTGGGCGATCTTCTCGCAACTTCTGATGCTGCATTTGCCCGCCGGGCCGCTTGAGCATCTGGTCTTTCCGCGGGGCTGA
- a CDS encoding tripartite tricarboxylate transporter permease yields MSAFEFLMQGLGTAADPMMLLYALIGVTLGTAVGVLPGIGPALTVALLLPVTYRLDPAGSLIMFAGIYYGGMYGGSTTSILLNTPGESASIITALEGNKMARKGRGGPALATAAIGSFIAGLIATLLLAFLAPSIVKLALVFGPREYFALMVLAFVTVSAAFGDSALRGLTSLFLGLALACVGIDQLTGQARLSFGMPELLDGIEVTTMAVAMFALGEALYIAGQRVQVDDEVTAVKGSVWMSRRDWARSWKPWLRGTAIGFPIGAMPAGGAEIGTFLSYATEKKLTKHPEEFGNGAIEGVAGPEAANNASAAGTLVPLLTLGLPTSATAAIMLAGFQQFGLQPGPLLFATNPTLVWGLIASLLIANAMLLVLNLPLIGLWVKLLTVPKPWLYAGILLFATLGTIGANPSAFELGMLLAFGVLGYVMRLFGYPIAPIVVGLILGPMAEQQLRRALSISQGDWTTLVQSPIAAVLLGIAALALIVPLILRARGKGEMLSQLAGEED; encoded by the coding sequence ATGAGCGCATTCGAATTCCTGATGCAGGGGCTCGGCACCGCCGCCGACCCGATGATGCTGCTTTACGCGCTGATCGGCGTGACGCTGGGCACCGCCGTCGGCGTGCTGCCCGGCATCGGCCCGGCGCTGACCGTGGCGCTGCTGCTGCCTGTCACCTACCGGCTGGACCCGGCCGGCTCGCTCATCATGTTCGCCGGCATCTATTACGGTGGCATGTATGGCGGCTCGACCACCTCGATCCTGCTGAACACGCCGGGCGAAAGCGCCTCGATCATCACCGCGCTGGAAGGCAACAAGATGGCCCGCAAGGGCCGCGGCGGACCGGCGCTGGCCACCGCCGCCATCGGATCCTTCATCGCCGGGCTGATCGCGACGCTGCTGCTGGCCTTCCTGGCGCCCAGCATCGTCAAGCTGGCGCTGGTCTTCGGTCCGCGCGAATATTTCGCGCTGATGGTGCTGGCCTTCGTCACCGTCTCGGCCGCCTTCGGCGATTCGGCCTTGCGCGGGCTGACCTCGCTGTTCCTGGGTCTGGCGCTGGCCTGCGTCGGTATCGACCAGCTGACCGGCCAGGCGCGGCTGTCCTTCGGCATGCCCGAACTGCTGGACGGGATCGAGGTGACGACCATGGCCGTCGCCATGTTCGCCCTGGGCGAGGCGCTGTATATCGCCGGCCAGCGCGTGCAGGTCGATGACGAGGTGACGGCCGTCAAGGGCTCGGTCTGGATGAGCCGCCGCGACTGGGCGCGCTCGTGGAAGCCCTGGCTGCGCGGCACCGCCATCGGCTTTCCCATCGGCGCCATGCCGGCGGGCGGGGCCGAGATCGGCACCTTCCTGTCCTATGCCACCGAAAAGAAGCTGACCAAGCATCCCGAGGAATTCGGCAATGGCGCCATCGAGGGCGTCGCCGGCCCCGAGGCCGCGAACAACGCCAGCGCGGCCGGCACGCTGGTGCCGCTGCTGACGCTGGGCCTGCCCACCTCGGCCACGGCGGCGATCATGCTGGCGGGCTTCCAGCAGTTCGGGCTGCAGCCCGGCCCGCTGCTGTTTGCCACCAACCCGACGCTGGTCTGGGGGCTGATCGCCAGCCTGCTGATCGCGAACGCGATGCTGCTGGTGTTGAACCTGCCGCTGATCGGGCTGTGGGTGAAGCTGCTGACGGTGCCGAAGCCCTGGCTTTACGCCGGCATCCTGCTGTTCGCGACGCTGGGCACCATCGGCGCCAACCCCTCGGCCTTCGAGCTGGGGATGCTCTTGGCCTTCGGCGTGCTGGGTTATGTGATGCGGCTGTTCGGCTATCCGATCGCGCCCATCGTCGTCGGCCTGATCCTGGGCCCGATGGCCGAGCAGCAGCTGCGCCGGGCGCTGTCGATCAGCCAGGGCGACTGGACGACGCTGGTGCAATCGCCCATCGCCGCGGTGCTGCTGGGCATCGCAGCCCTGGCGCTGATCGTGCCGCTGATCCTGCGCGCCCGCGGCAAGGGCGAAATGCTGAGCCAGTTGGCCGGCGAAGAGGACTGA
- a CDS encoding sensor histidine kinase, giving the protein MIRRPFSLRRRLLGWLLMGTLALGTAALIDTWREAVRMANALADRVLAGSALVIAERASLDEDGRIAIEIPYGALEMLSSAAQDRVFYRVDGPPGHIVTGYGDLPMAPARPGGGPAYADGVFRGEPVRVASLARAASTGIDEVPFVVTVAETTNARRELTRAILMRSALRLALMIAGAALIVWVAVTLSLRPLYRLGEEIAARSPDDLSPIGTPVPSEVRGLVGTVNGFMRRLGAALDGMRNFTGNAGHQLRTPLTVVRTQLALAARAATLPEAQAAAAKGDAAVAHAERILAQLLLLARVDTAEGAALAAPLDLAALARDLTAEHIPAAAEAGIDLGFEGEGPVTVRAEPLLLGEALSNLISNALLHAGRAAVVTVRVWRAGGEAVLEVEDSGPGIPAEARAAAVSRFARGETAGPGMGLGLPVALEIAGLFGGRLVLDAGAGGRGLLARITLPAAAPARSVQENAGLGTEPLQS; this is encoded by the coding sequence GTGATCCGGCGGCCGTTTTCCCTGCGCCGCCGGCTGCTGGGCTGGCTGCTCATGGGAACTCTGGCGCTGGGCACCGCCGCGCTGATCGACACCTGGCGCGAGGCGGTGCGCATGGCCAATGCGCTGGCCGACCGGGTGCTGGCCGGCTCGGCGCTGGTGATAGCCGAGCGCGCCTCGCTGGACGAGGACGGGCGCATCGCCATCGAGATCCCCTATGGCGCGCTGGAGATGCTGAGCTCCGCCGCGCAGGACCGGGTCTTCTATCGCGTGGACGGCCCGCCCGGCCATATCGTCACCGGCTATGGCGACCTGCCGATGGCGCCGGCGCGGCCGGGGGGCGGGCCGGCCTATGCCGACGGCGTGTTCCGGGGCGAGCCGGTGCGGGTGGCGAGCCTGGCCCGCGCCGCCTCGACCGGCATCGACGAGGTGCCCTTCGTCGTCACCGTGGCCGAGACCACCAATGCCCGGCGCGAGCTGACGCGGGCGATCCTGATGCGCTCGGCCCTGCGGCTGGCGCTGATGATCGCGGGCGCGGCGCTGATCGTCTGGGTCGCGGTGACGCTGTCCTTGCGCCCGCTTTACCGGCTGGGCGAGGAGATCGCCGCGCGCAGCCCCGACGACCTGAGCCCGATCGGGACGCCGGTGCCCTCCGAGGTGCGCGGGCTGGTCGGCACTGTGAACGGCTTCATGCGGCGGCTGGGTGCGGCGCTGGACGGGATGCGCAACTTTACCGGCAATGCCGGGCACCAGCTGCGCACGCCGCTGACCGTGGTGCGCACCCAGCTGGCGCTGGCGGCGCGGGCGGCAACGCTGCCCGAGGCGCAGGCCGCCGCGGCCAAGGGCGATGCCGCCGTGGCCCATGCCGAGCGCATCCTGGCGCAACTGCTGCTGCTGGCGCGGGTCGATACCGCCGAGGGCGCCGCGCTGGCCGCGCCGCTGGACCTGGCGGCGCTGGCCCGCGACCTGACCGCCGAGCATATCCCCGCCGCCGCCGAGGCCGGCATCGACCTGGGCTTCGAGGGCGAGGGGCCGGTGACGGTCCGCGCCGAGCCCTTGCTGCTGGGCGAGGCGCTGAGCAACCTGATCTCGAACGCGCTTTTGCATGCCGGCCGTGCGGCGGTGGTGACGGTGCGCGTCTGGCGCGCGGGCGGCGAGGCGGTGCTGGAGGTAGAGGACAGCGGCCCCGGCATCCCGGCCGAGGCGCGCGCCGCCGCCGTCAGCCGATTCGCGCGGGGCGAGACCGCGGGGCCCGGCATGGGCCTGGGCCTGCCGGTGGCGCTGGAGATCGCCGGCCTGTTCGGCGGCCGGCTGGTGCTGGACGCGGGGGCCGGCGGGCGCGGGCTTCTGGCGCGCATCACCCTGCCGGCGGCGGCCCCGGCCCGGTCCGTGCAAGAAAATGCCGGGCTTGGCACGGAACCCTTGCAATCGTGA
- a CDS encoding PACE efflux transporter, with amino-acid sequence MTMRSFPDRVRHALMFETIGLAIITPATAWLYDKPMLDMGVVGVGAATLATVWTFVFNLGFDHAMRRLHGHTRKALHHRLLHTVLFEGGLLVMLLPPMAWYLGMTLWQTLLLDLFIVAFYLVYNFVFNIAYDRIFPLPDMPRGQPA; translated from the coding sequence ATGACGATGCGCAGTTTCCCCGACCGGGTGCGGCATGCGCTGATGTTCGAGACCATCGGCCTGGCGATCATCACCCCGGCGACGGCCTGGCTTTACGACAAGCCGATGCTGGACATGGGTGTGGTGGGGGTGGGGGCGGCGACGCTGGCGACGGTCTGGACCTTTGTCTTCAACCTGGGCTTCGACCATGCGATGCGGCGGCTTCATGGCCATACCCGCAAGGCGCTGCATCACCGGCTGCTGCATACGGTGCTGTTCGAGGGCGGGCTGCTGGTCATGCTGTTGCCGCCGATGGCCTGGTATCTGGGCATGACGCTGTGGCAGACGCTGCTTTTGGACCTGTTCATCGTGGCCTTCTATCTGGTCTACAACTTCGTCTTCAACATCGCCTATGACCGGATCTTTCCGCTGCCCGACATGCCGCGCGGGCAGCCGGCCTAG